A genomic segment from Streptomyces sp. NBC_00654 encodes:
- a CDS encoding DUF4440 domain-containing protein translates to MPKDSSTSQDLSTSKAPATPKTELDAVTAEFFGAFDNRGGTSADVGRIRRLVLPGGVIVKTGPEFTAYTVEEFIAPRERLLADGRLAEFSEWETSERTDITGDIASRFGEYRKSGVLDGEPFEGGGTKTIQFVRTPDGWRISAFAWYDGPR, encoded by the coding sequence ATGCCCAAGGACTCCAGCACGTCCCAGGACCTCAGCACGTCCAAGGCCCCCGCCACCCCCAAGACCGAACTCGACGCCGTCACAGCCGAGTTCTTCGGCGCCTTCGACAACCGGGGCGGCACGTCCGCCGATGTGGGGCGGATCCGTCGGCTGGTTCTTCCCGGCGGCGTGATCGTCAAGACCGGTCCGGAGTTCACGGCCTACACCGTGGAGGAGTTCATCGCGCCTCGCGAACGGCTGCTGGCGGACGGCCGGCTGGCGGAGTTCTCCGAGTGGGAGACCTCCGAACGGACCGACATCACCGGCGACATCGCGTCGCGGTTCGGTGAGTACCGCAAGTCCGGGGTCCTGGACGGTGAGCCGTTCGAGGGCGGCGGGACGAAGACGATCCAGTTCGTCCGCACCCCGGATGGCTGGCGGATCTCGGCGTTCGCCTGGTACGACGGGCCCCGGTAG
- a CDS encoding GntR family transcriptional regulator — protein sequence MAQGRTRRRQPRVELYERIVAAIHDGTYPSGTKLPAEPVLAAELGVGRPALREVLILLQEDGVITRRHGVGSRVNQPPTTRGIERLSPVEVLLGPGTAVCRRLAADLDEPTDFSGFHLRLPPTSRAWFWETLIEIDGVPAGFAHEWAADAPTLADLGPDFLDAIGEPAPGTPPTSMLALLLATVDDRTLGARSTMGATILGKERGRAMGRPPETPAILITQVVTADAHPVLAAKYLLPAGAPLIHLTQRH from the coding sequence GTGGCTCAGGGCCGTACGCGACGCCGTCAGCCGAGGGTCGAGCTCTACGAACGGATCGTCGCCGCGATCCATGACGGCACGTATCCGTCCGGTACGAAGCTCCCCGCCGAACCCGTTCTCGCCGCCGAGCTGGGGGTCGGGCGCCCCGCGCTGCGCGAGGTCCTCATCCTGCTCCAGGAGGACGGGGTCATCACCCGCAGACACGGCGTCGGAAGCCGGGTGAACCAGCCCCCCACCACGCGTGGGATCGAGCGGCTCTCACCCGTCGAGGTGCTGCTCGGGCCCGGGACCGCGGTCTGCCGACGGCTCGCCGCCGACCTCGACGAGCCGACCGACTTCTCCGGCTTCCACCTGCGCCTCCCGCCCACCAGCCGCGCCTGGTTCTGGGAGACGCTGATCGAGATCGACGGAGTCCCGGCCGGGTTCGCGCACGAATGGGCGGCCGACGCGCCGACACTCGCCGACCTCGGCCCGGACTTCCTCGACGCGATCGGTGAACCGGCTCCGGGGACGCCGCCCACCAGCATGCTCGCACTCCTGCTCGCCACCGTCGACGACCGTACGCTCGGAGCCAGGAGCACCATGGGCGCGACGATCCTCGGCAAGGAGCGCGGCAGGGCGATGGGCCGGCCGCCGGAGACCCCGGCGATCCTGATCACCCAGGTCGTGACCGCGGACGCCCACCCGGTCCTCGCCGCGAAGTATCTGCTCCCGGCGGGCGCACCGCTGATCCATCTGACCCAGCGTCACTGA